One Paraburkholderia aromaticivorans genomic region harbors:
- the pbpG gene encoding D-alanyl-D-alanine endopeptidase: MKTDMFSSLKVIHGAARSTALSVAASMVIAAAFATPVSAFAATPDAPAKTSKHAKAAKKPAAAPDAKVSSKAPKATKGAAAKTVAAADDDAPRAGVKRKRVTYTSNGRHHSVVRRIAYEPRQPSVGQAFGLHETPDALMLRSSVAYVIDQNSGESLFDKNSRAVVPIASITKLMTAMVVLDSKEAMTDQIEVTDEDRDYEKNTGSRLSVGSVLSREDMLHIALMASENRAAAALSRYFPGGRPAFLAAMNAKAKQLGMTDTHFENPTGLTSQNVSSARDLVKMVNAAYQYPVIRKFSTDHSYEVYTGKRSLAYNSTNALVRNPTWDIGLQKTGFINEAGECLVMQATIHGRPMIIVLLDSSGKYSRFADATRLRTWLDNGGDQARITSADASGPGT; the protein is encoded by the coding sequence ATGAAAACCGACATGTTTTCGTCGCTAAAAGTGATCCACGGCGCGGCCCGCAGCACCGCTCTGTCGGTGGCCGCCTCCATGGTCATCGCAGCGGCGTTTGCCACGCCCGTGAGCGCTTTTGCCGCCACGCCTGACGCACCTGCAAAAACTTCCAAACACGCCAAAGCGGCCAAAAAGCCGGCTGCCGCGCCTGACGCCAAGGTGTCGAGCAAGGCCCCGAAAGCGACCAAAGGCGCGGCTGCAAAGACCGTAGCCGCCGCTGACGACGACGCCCCGCGCGCCGGCGTCAAGCGCAAGCGCGTGACGTACACGTCGAACGGCCGTCACCACTCGGTGGTGCGCCGCATCGCGTACGAACCGCGTCAGCCGAGCGTCGGCCAGGCTTTCGGCCTGCACGAAACGCCGGACGCGCTCATGCTGCGCTCGAGCGTCGCCTACGTGATCGATCAGAACTCGGGCGAATCGCTGTTCGACAAGAACTCGCGCGCCGTGGTGCCGATCGCGTCGATCACCAAGCTGATGACCGCGATGGTGGTGCTCGACTCGAAAGAGGCGATGACCGACCAGATCGAAGTCACGGACGAAGATCGCGATTACGAAAAGAACACCGGCTCGCGTTTGTCGGTGGGCTCGGTGCTTTCGCGTGAAGACATGCTGCATATCGCGCTGATGGCGTCGGAAAATCGTGCGGCCGCGGCGCTGTCGCGTTATTTCCCGGGCGGCCGGCCGGCGTTCCTCGCGGCCATGAACGCGAAGGCCAAGCAGCTCGGCATGACCGACACGCACTTTGAAAACCCCACGGGTTTGACGAGCCAGAACGTGTCGAGCGCGCGCGATCTCGTGAAAATGGTCAACGCGGCGTACCAATATCCGGTGATCCGCAAGTTCTCGACCGATCACAGCTACGAGGTGTACACCGGCAAGCGCTCGCTGGCTTACAACAGCACGAATGCGCTGGTGCGCAATCCGACGTGGGACATCGGTCTGCAAAAGACCGGTTTCATCAACGAAGCGGGTGAGTGCCTCGTGATGCAGGCGACCATTCACGGCCGTCCGATGATCATAGTGCTGCTCGACTCGTCGGGTAAGTACTCGCGATTCGCGGACGCCACGCGTCTGCGCACGTGGCTGGATAACGGCGGCGACCAGGCGCGCATTACCAGCGCGGACGCCAGCGGTCCGGGTACCTGA
- a CDS encoding phasin family protein: protein MTLLTPEQFAAAQKANFETLFGLTTKAFEGVEKLVELNLQVVKSTLAESQENAQRALSVKDAQELLALQASLAQPVAEKALSYGRHVYEIVSATQGEFTRVAEAQFEEQNRKVQSLVENVAKNAPAGSETAVAVLKSAITAANTTYDTVHKATKQAVEIAESNFNAAATAASKAASQAAAQASRSAKKAV, encoded by the coding sequence ATGACTCTGCTGACCCCTGAGCAATTCGCCGCAGCCCAGAAAGCCAACTTTGAAACGTTGTTCGGCCTGACGACCAAAGCATTTGAAGGCGTCGAAAAGCTGGTTGAGCTGAACCTGCAAGTCGTGAAATCGACGCTCGCGGAAAGCCAGGAAAATGCCCAACGCGCGCTGTCGGTCAAGGACGCGCAGGAATTGCTGGCACTGCAAGCAAGCCTTGCACAGCCGGTGGCTGAAAAGGCGCTGTCGTACGGCCGCCACGTGTATGAAATCGTTTCGGCAACGCAAGGTGAGTTCACCCGCGTCGCAGAAGCGCAATTCGAAGAGCAAAACCGCAAGGTCCAATCGCTCGTCGAAAACGTTGCAAAGAATGCACCGGCTGGTTCGGAAACCGCTGTCGCCGTCTTGAAGTCGGCTATCACGGCTGCCAACACCACGTACGACACGGTCCACAAGGCGACCAAGCAAGCTGTCGAAATCGCTGAAAGCAACTTCAATGCAGCTGCAACGGCCGCATCGAAGGCAGCTTCGCAAGCCGCCGCGCAAGCATCGCGCTCGGCCAAGAAGGCAGTCTAA
- the lpdA gene encoding dihydrolipoyl dehydrogenase — protein sequence MSLVEVKVPDIGDFKDVDVIEVNIKAGDVIENEQALMTLESDKASIEVPSDTAGTVKEVRVKAGDKVSQGTVIALVETSADAAPAKDAPKAPAKEPEKAPAQAEAKPQAAQAAAPAKAAAPAPQAGSFSGNADIECDTLVLGSGPGGYSAAFRSADLGMKTVLVERYATLGGVCLNVGCIPSKALLHTALVIDEAEALGSHGITFGKPQIDLDKLRDFKSGVVKKLTGGLAGMAKMRKVEVVTGTGSFVDPHHMEVQVEGGKKVVKFKQAIIAAGSEAVKLPFIPEDPRVVDSTGALELRQIPQRMLVIGGGIIGLEMATVYATLGAQIDVVEMLDGLMAGADRDLVKVWEKYNSKRFANVMLKTKTTGAEAKDDGIYVSFEGEKAPAEAQRYDLVLVAVGRSPNGKKIGADKAGVAVTDRGFIDVDKQMRTNVPHIFAIGDIVGQPMLAHKAVHEAHVAAEVAHGEKAYFDALQIPSVAYTDPEVAWAGKTEDQLKAEGIKYGKAVFPWAASGRAIANGRDEGFTKLLFDEETHRVIGGGIVGLNAGDLISEVCLAVEMGADATDIGKTIHPHPTLGESIGMAAELYEGVCTDLPPQKKK from the coding sequence ATGAGTCTCGTCGAAGTAAAAGTGCCGGATATCGGTGACTTCAAAGACGTCGATGTCATCGAAGTCAATATCAAAGCGGGCGATGTCATCGAGAACGAACAAGCGCTGATGACGCTCGAGTCCGATAAAGCCTCCATCGAAGTGCCAAGCGATACCGCCGGCACGGTCAAGGAAGTTCGCGTCAAAGCCGGCGACAAAGTCTCGCAAGGCACGGTGATCGCGCTCGTCGAAACATCGGCGGACGCGGCTCCCGCAAAAGATGCACCGAAGGCTCCAGCCAAGGAACCTGAGAAAGCGCCCGCTCAAGCTGAAGCAAAACCGCAAGCTGCGCAGGCGGCGGCTCCGGCCAAGGCGGCAGCGCCTGCTCCGCAAGCCGGTAGCTTCTCCGGTAACGCGGATATCGAGTGCGACACGCTCGTGCTCGGTTCGGGCCCCGGCGGCTATTCGGCTGCGTTCCGCTCGGCTGACCTCGGCATGAAGACGGTGCTGGTGGAGCGCTACGCGACGCTCGGCGGCGTGTGTCTGAACGTCGGCTGTATTCCGTCGAAGGCGCTGTTGCACACGGCGCTCGTGATCGACGAAGCCGAAGCGCTCGGCTCGCACGGCATCACGTTCGGCAAGCCGCAAATCGATCTCGACAAGCTCCGCGACTTCAAGTCGGGCGTCGTCAAAAAGCTCACCGGCGGTCTCGCCGGCATGGCGAAGATGCGCAAGGTCGAAGTGGTCACGGGCACGGGTTCGTTCGTCGATCCGCATCATATGGAAGTGCAGGTCGAGGGCGGCAAGAAGGTCGTCAAGTTCAAGCAGGCGATCATCGCGGCGGGCTCGGAAGCGGTGAAGCTACCGTTCATTCCGGAAGATCCGCGTGTGGTCGATTCGACCGGCGCGCTCGAATTGCGGCAGATTCCGCAACGCATGCTGGTGATCGGCGGCGGCATCATCGGGCTGGAAATGGCCACGGTGTACGCCACGCTCGGCGCGCAGATCGACGTGGTCGAAATGCTCGACGGTCTGATGGCCGGCGCGGACCGCGATCTGGTCAAGGTCTGGGAGAAGTACAACAGCAAGCGTTTCGCTAACGTCATGCTGAAGACGAAGACCACCGGGGCGGAAGCGAAAGACGACGGCATCTATGTGTCGTTCGAAGGCGAGAAGGCTCCGGCCGAAGCGCAACGCTACGATCTCGTGCTGGTTGCCGTCGGCCGTTCGCCGAACGGCAAGAAGATCGGCGCGGACAAGGCAGGCGTCGCGGTGACGGACCGCGGCTTCATCGACGTGGACAAGCAGATGCGCACCAACGTGCCGCACATCTTCGCGATCGGCGATATCGTCGGTCAACCGATGCTCGCGCACAAAGCCGTGCATGAAGCTCACGTCGCCGCCGAAGTCGCACACGGCGAAAAGGCGTACTTCGACGCGCTGCAGATTCCGTCGGTGGCCTACACCGATCCGGAAGTGGCGTGGGCCGGCAAGACGGAAGACCAGTTGAAGGCCGAGGGCATCAAGTACGGCAAGGCGGTGTTCCCGTGGGCCGCATCGGGCCGCGCAATCGCCAACGGCCGCGATGAAGGCTTCACGAAGCTGCTGTTCGATGAGGAAACGCATCGCGTGATCGGCGGCGGTATCGTCGGTCTGAATGCGGGCGACCTGATCAGCGAAGTGTGTCTCGCGGTCGAGATGGGCGCGGACGCAACGGACATCGGTAAGACGATTCACCCGCATCCGACGCTCGGCGAATCGATCGGCATGGCCGCCGAGTTGTACGAAGGCGTTTGTACCGATCTGCCGCCGCAGAAAAAGAAGTAA
- the aceF gene encoding dihydrolipoyllysine-residue acetyltransferase: MSQAIEVKVPDIGDYKDIPVIEVLVKAGDTVEKEQSLVTLESDKATMDVPSSAAGVVKEVKVKVGDNVSEGSLIVVLEGAEGGAAAPAPAPAAAPAPSAAPAAPPAASGGGLQEVKVPDIGDYKDIPVIEVAVKVGDRVEKEQSLVTLESDKATMDVPSSAAGIVKELKVKVGDTVSEGSVIVVVEAEGGAAAPAPAPKQAVEKPSDAPAAPSPAPAAPSALAQAPLIPAGEGGARRASHASPSVRKFARELGVDVTQVQGTGPKNRITQADVTAFIKGVMTGQRAAPAGAAAPAAAGGGELNLLPWPKVDFTKFGPVDPKPLSRIKKISGANLHRNWVMIPHVTNNDEADITELEALRVKLNKENEKSGVKITMLAFVIKAVVSALKQFPTFNSSLDGDNLVFKQYFHIGFAADTPNGLVVPVIRDADKKGLIDIAKEMAELSKLARDGKLKPDQMQGGCFSISSLGGIGGTNFTPIINAPEVAILGLSRGAMKPVWDGKQFVPRLTLPMSLSYDHRVIDGAAAARFNAYLGAILADFRRVIL; this comes from the coding sequence ATGAGTCAAGCGATCGAAGTCAAGGTGCCGGACATCGGCGATTACAAGGACATCCCTGTGATCGAGGTGCTGGTGAAGGCGGGTGACACCGTCGAGAAAGAGCAATCGCTCGTTACGCTGGAGTCCGACAAGGCGACCATGGACGTGCCGAGCTCCGCCGCCGGCGTCGTCAAGGAAGTGAAGGTCAAGGTCGGCGACAACGTGTCGGAAGGTTCGTTGATCGTCGTGCTGGAAGGTGCAGAAGGCGGCGCGGCTGCGCCGGCTCCGGCGCCTGCTGCTGCTCCGGCTCCGTCGGCGGCACCGGCTGCGCCCCCCGCTGCGAGCGGCGGCGGTCTGCAGGAAGTCAAAGTGCCGGATATCGGCGATTACAAAGACATTCCCGTGATCGAAGTCGCGGTGAAAGTCGGCGATCGCGTCGAGAAAGAGCAGTCGCTGGTAACGCTCGAGTCCGACAAGGCGACCATGGACGTGCCGAGCTCGGCAGCCGGCATCGTCAAGGAACTGAAGGTCAAGGTCGGCGATACCGTGTCGGAAGGCTCGGTGATCGTGGTCGTGGAAGCGGAAGGCGGCGCGGCTGCGCCGGCTCCGGCTCCCAAGCAAGCGGTCGAGAAGCCGTCCGATGCGCCGGCTGCACCGTCGCCGGCTCCGGCCGCGCCGTCGGCGCTTGCTCAGGCACCGCTGATTCCGGCCGGCGAAGGCGGCGCGCGTCGTGCGAGTCATGCGTCGCCGTCCGTGCGCAAGTTCGCGCGTGAGCTGGGTGTCGACGTGACGCAGGTGCAGGGCACGGGTCCGAAGAACCGTATCACGCAAGCCGACGTGACCGCCTTCATCAAGGGCGTCATGACCGGTCAGCGTGCTGCGCCGGCTGGTGCGGCTGCACCGGCTGCCGCGGGCGGCGGTGAACTGAATCTGCTGCCGTGGCCGAAGGTCGACTTCACGAAGTTCGGTCCGGTCGATCCGAAGCCGCTGTCGCGCATCAAGAAGATTTCGGGCGCGAATCTGCATCGCAACTGGGTCATGATTCCGCACGTCACGAATAACGACGAAGCGGATATCACCGAGCTCGAAGCACTCCGCGTGAAGTTGAACAAGGAAAACGAGAAGTCGGGTGTGAAGATCACCATGCTGGCTTTCGTGATCAAGGCCGTGGTGTCGGCGTTGAAGCAGTTCCCGACGTTCAATTCCAGCCTCGACGGCGATAACCTGGTGTTCAAGCAGTACTTCCATATCGGGTTCGCGGCCGATACGCCGAACGGTCTGGTCGTTCCTGTTATTCGCGATGCGGATAAGAAGGGTTTGATCGATATCGCCAAGGAAATGGCCGAGCTGTCGAAGCTCGCGCGCGACGGCAAGCTGAAGCCGGATCAGATGCAAGGTGGGTGCTTCTCGATTTCGTCGCTCGGCGGGATTGGTGGCACGAACTTCACGCCGATTATCAATGCGCCTGAGGTTGCCATTCTTGGTCTGTCGCGTGGTGCGATGAAGCCGGTTTGGGATGGTAAGCAGTTTGTGCCTCGGCTGACTTTGCCGATGTCGTTGTCGTATGACCATCGGGTGATTGACGGCGCGGCGGCGGCGCGGTTTAACGCGTATCTGGGTGCGATTCTTGCCGATTTCCGGCGTGTGATTCTTTGA
- the aceE gene encoding pyruvate dehydrogenase (acetyl-transferring), homodimeric type: protein MSAVPDEVMKYVAAEKDDDPQETGEWLEALDGVISAVGPDRAHYLIEKQIEFARVHGEHLPFSANTPYINTIPVSRQAKIPGDQDIEHRIRSYTRWNAIAMVLRAGKDTNVGGHIASFASAATLYDVGYNHFWHAPSAEHGGDLVFVQGHSSPGVYSRAFLLGRLTEKQLDNFRQEVGGEGISSYPHPWLMPDFWQFPTVSMGLGPIMAIYQARFMKYMQARGIAKTDGRKVWAFLGDGETDEPESLGAIGMAGRERLDNLVFVINCNLQRLDGPVRGNGKIIQELESEFRGAGWNVIKVVWGSRWDALFQRDKSGVLMRRMMDVVDGEYQTYKSESGAYVREHFFNTPELKALVAEWSDEEIWNLNRGGHDPHKIYAAFQEASNSQGQPTVILAKTIKGYGMGEAGQAMNITHQQKKLHVDQLKKFRDQFRLPIADDDLVNVPYLKFEEGSKELEYMRARRQDLGGYLPARRQKAESLPVPELSAFEPLLKGTGEGREISTTMAFVRILNILLKDKALGKRIVPIVPDESRTFGMEGLFRQIGIWNQEGQKYVPEDSDQLMFYRESETGQILQEGINEAGGMADWIAAATSYSTHGEIMIPFYIFYSMFGFQRIGDLAWAAGDMRSRGFLLGGTAGRTTLNGEGLQHEDGHSLLWAASVPNCISYDPTFGFELAVIMQDGLRRMVAEQEDVYYYVTVMNENYEHPAIPQGESVAADIIKGMYSFRKADADKKAPRVQLMGAGTIFNEVIAAADLLKNEWGVAADLWSVPSFTELAREGHEVQRWNLLHPTEEKKLSHVEKLLKDAQGPVIASTDYVRALTEQIRAFVPQKFVVLGTDGYGRSDTREKLRHFFEVDRYWVTVAALNALADEGTIERKVVAEALKKYNLDPAKPNPMTV, encoded by the coding sequence ATGTCCGCTGTACCCGACGAAGTCATGAAATATGTCGCTGCTGAAAAAGACGACGATCCCCAGGAAACCGGCGAATGGCTTGAAGCGCTGGATGGCGTGATTTCTGCTGTGGGCCCAGATCGCGCTCACTACCTGATCGAGAAACAGATCGAATTCGCCCGCGTGCATGGCGAACATCTGCCGTTCTCGGCCAACACGCCGTACATCAACACGATCCCGGTGTCGCGTCAGGCGAAGATCCCCGGCGATCAGGACATCGAACACCGCATTCGCTCGTACACGCGCTGGAACGCCATCGCGATGGTGCTGCGCGCCGGCAAGGACACCAACGTCGGCGGCCACATCGCCTCGTTCGCCTCCGCCGCCACGCTGTACGACGTCGGCTACAACCACTTCTGGCATGCGCCGTCCGCTGAACATGGCGGCGACCTCGTGTTCGTGCAAGGCCACTCGTCGCCGGGCGTCTACTCGCGCGCGTTCCTGCTCGGCCGTCTGACCGAGAAGCAACTCGACAACTTCCGTCAGGAAGTGGGCGGCGAGGGCATTTCGTCGTACCCGCACCCGTGGCTGATGCCGGACTTCTGGCAATTCCCGACCGTCTCGATGGGCCTCGGCCCGATCATGGCGATCTATCAGGCGCGCTTCATGAAGTACATGCAGGCGCGCGGCATTGCGAAGACCGACGGCCGCAAGGTCTGGGCCTTCCTCGGCGACGGCGAAACGGATGAACCGGAATCGCTCGGCGCGATCGGCATGGCCGGCCGCGAACGCCTCGACAACCTGGTGTTCGTGATCAACTGCAACCTGCAGCGCCTCGACGGTCCGGTGCGCGGTAACGGCAAGATCATCCAGGAACTGGAAAGCGAATTCCGCGGCGCCGGCTGGAACGTCATCAAGGTCGTCTGGGGCAGCCGCTGGGATGCGCTGTTCCAACGCGACAAGTCGGGCGTGCTGATGCGCCGCATGATGGACGTGGTCGACGGCGAGTACCAGACGTACAAGTCGGAGTCGGGCGCGTATGTGCGCGAACACTTCTTCAACACGCCGGAACTGAAGGCGTTGGTCGCTGAATGGTCCGACGAGGAAATCTGGAACCTGAACCGCGGCGGCCACGATCCGCACAAGATCTACGCAGCGTTCCAGGAAGCGTCGAATTCGCAGGGCCAGCCGACCGTCATTCTCGCGAAGACGATCAAGGGCTACGGCATGGGCGAAGCCGGCCAGGCGATGAACATTACTCACCAGCAGAAGAAGCTGCACGTTGATCAGCTGAAAAAATTCCGCGACCAGTTCCGCCTGCCGATCGCCGACGACGACCTCGTCAACGTGCCGTACCTCAAGTTCGAAGAAGGTTCGAAGGAACTCGAGTACATGCGCGCTCGCCGTCAGGACCTCGGCGGTTATCTGCCGGCGCGTCGCCAGAAGGCCGAGTCGCTGCCGGTGCCGGAACTGTCGGCGTTCGAGCCGCTGCTCAAGGGCACGGGCGAAGGCCGCGAGATTTCCACGACCATGGCGTTCGTGCGGATCCTGAACATCCTGCTGAAAGACAAGGCGCTCGGCAAGCGCATCGTGCCGATCGTGCCGGACGAGTCGCGTACCTTCGGTATGGAAGGCCTGTTCCGTCAGATCGGTATCTGGAATCAGGAAGGCCAGAAGTACGTGCCGGAAGATTCCGACCAGCTGATGTTCTACCGTGAGTCGGAAACCGGTCAGATCCTGCAGGAAGGCATCAACGAAGCCGGTGGTATGGCGGACTGGATCGCAGCCGCGACGTCGTACTCGACGCACGGCGAGATCATGATCCCGTTCTACATCTTCTACTCGATGTTCGGCTTCCAGCGTATCGGCGACCTGGCATGGGCGGCGGGCGACATGCGTTCGCGCGGCTTCCTGCTGGGCGGTACGGCGGGCCGCACGACGCTGAACGGCGAAGGTCTGCAACACGAAGACGGCCACTCGCTGCTGTGGGCGGCTTCGGTGCCGAACTGCATCAGCTACGACCCGACGTTCGGTTTCGAACTCGCGGTCATCATGCAGGACGGCCTGCGCCGTATGGTCGCGGAGCAGGAAGACGTGTACTACTACGTCACGGTGATGAACGAGAACTACGAGCACCCGGCGATTCCGCAGGGCGAGTCCGTGGCGGCCGACATCATCAAGGGCATGTACTCGTTCCGTAAGGCCGATGCGGATAAGAAGGCGCCGCGCGTGCAACTGATGGGCGCGGGCACGATCTTCAACGAAGTGATCGCCGCCGCCGACCTGCTGAAGAACGAGTGGGGCGTCGCCGCCGATCTGTGGAGCGTGCCGAGCTTCACCGAACTCGCGCGCGAAGGCCACGAAGTGCAGCGCTGGAACCTGCTGCACCCGACCGAAGAAAAGAAGCTCTCGCACGTCGAGAAGCTGCTGAAGGATGCACAAGGTCCGGTCATCGCTTCGACCGACTACGTGCGCGCGCTGACCGAGCAGATCCGCGCGTTCGTGCCGCAGAAGTTCGTCGTGCTGGGCACGGATGGCTATGGCCGTTCGGACACGCGTGAAAAGCTGCGCCACTTCTTCGAAGTCGACCGCTACTGGGTTACGGTTGCCGCGTTGAATGCACTCGCAGATGAAGGCACGATCGAACGCAAGGTAGTCGCCGAGGCGCTCAAGAAGTACAACCTTGATCCCGCCAAACCCAACCCGATGACCGTCTAA
- the fixL gene encoding oxygen sensor histidine kinase FixL: MLTERLFARSARTAGSPADSTPSSRWHHGPWWSNSYLLTPLLSILVFLVVMSLILWSLNRREQQQQEDTLYRNVAWAQQQIRLSMTGAQEQIQALARDLVAGRADPHSFQVSTTDIMQGHPEILYMNWYTSRQQPRWPNTALPVFGQRLAKPNDAQMDEAVKAAFTEARNTRRQVYSPLIYDDLGNGYITLQTPVFRDRDFLGTIAAVFSVEGILKHDIPPELSAKYKISIIDVNNRELTTTSTRPRLPRDMFYDLPLDPPGQGVSVRVYAFPQMTNFTNNTLVWLVAGLSCFVLWSLWSLWKHTRQRFEAQQALYAEAFFRRAMENSVLIGMRVLDMHGRITHVNPAFCRMTGWDESDLVGKNAPFAYWPRDAYPEMQRQLDMTLRGKAPSSGFELRVRRKDGSLFHARLYVSPLIDSSGRQTGWMSSMTDITEPKRAREELAAAHERFTTVLESLDAAVSVLAADEAELLFANRYYRHLFGIRPDGHLELAGGGFDSAQASSDSIDMVDTYAGLPAAALTESTADAQEIYVQSIQKWFEVRRQYIQWVDGHLAQMQIATDITTRKQAQELSRQQDEKLQFTSRLMTMGEMASSLAHELNQPLAAINNYCSGTVALVKSGRTTPDNLLPVLEKTAQQAVRAGMIIKRIREFVKRSEPKRQATRVADIVADAVGLAEIEARKRRIRIVTDLRSRLPVIYVDPVLIEQVLVNLLKNGAEAMAEARPNAVDPVIRVVVRLESGFVCISVVDQGPGVDEATAERLFEPFYSTKSDGMGMGLNICRSIIESHRGRLWVVNNVESDGHITGATFHCSLPIGEPDGPSNGGAQAPTPQTVTGEL; encoded by the coding sequence ATGTTGACCGAACGGCTTTTCGCACGCTCGGCGCGCACCGCCGGTTCGCCGGCGGATTCGACGCCGTCCTCTCGCTGGCACCATGGACCATGGTGGTCCAACTCCTATTTGCTCACGCCGCTCCTGTCGATCCTGGTGTTCCTGGTCGTCATGAGTCTGATTTTGTGGAGCCTGAACCGGCGCGAACAGCAACAGCAGGAAGACACGCTTTACCGTAACGTCGCGTGGGCGCAGCAGCAGATCCGCCTGTCCATGACCGGCGCGCAGGAACAGATCCAGGCGCTCGCGCGCGATCTGGTCGCCGGCCGCGCCGATCCGCATTCGTTCCAGGTGTCCACCACGGACATCATGCAGGGGCATCCCGAGATCCTCTACATGAACTGGTACACCAGCAGGCAGCAACCGCGCTGGCCCAATACCGCGCTGCCCGTGTTCGGCCAGCGTCTGGCCAAGCCGAACGACGCGCAGATGGACGAAGCCGTCAAAGCCGCCTTCACCGAGGCGCGCAACACGCGCCGCCAGGTGTATTCGCCGCTCATCTACGACGACCTCGGCAACGGCTACATCACACTGCAAACGCCGGTGTTCCGCGATCGCGACTTTCTGGGCACGATCGCCGCCGTTTTCTCGGTGGAAGGCATTCTCAAGCACGACATTCCGCCCGAGCTGTCCGCCAAGTACAAAATCTCGATCATCGACGTGAACAACCGCGAGTTGACCACCACGTCGACCCGCCCGCGCCTGCCGCGCGACATGTTCTACGACCTGCCGCTCGACCCGCCGGGCCAGGGCGTCTCGGTGCGCGTCTACGCGTTCCCGCAGATGACCAACTTCACCAACAACACGCTGGTGTGGCTGGTGGCGGGTCTGTCCTGTTTCGTGCTGTGGAGCCTGTGGAGCTTGTGGAAACACACGCGGCAACGCTTCGAGGCGCAGCAGGCGCTGTACGCCGAAGCGTTCTTCCGCCGCGCGATGGAAAACTCGGTGCTGATCGGCATGCGCGTGCTCGACATGCACGGGCGCATCACCCACGTCAATCCGGCGTTTTGCCGCATGACCGGCTGGGACGAAAGCGATCTGGTCGGCAAGAACGCGCCGTTCGCCTACTGGCCGCGCGACGCTTACCCCGAAATGCAGCGCCAGCTCGACATGACGCTGCGCGGCAAGGCGCCCTCCTCCGGCTTCGAGTTGCGGGTGCGTCGCAAGGACGGCTCGCTGTTCCACGCGCGTCTCTACGTGTCGCCGTTGATCGACAGCTCGGGCCGCCAGACCGGCTGGATGTCGTCGATGACCGACATCACCGAACCGAAGCGCGCGCGCGAGGAACTCGCCGCCGCGCACGAACGCTTCACCACGGTGCTGGAAAGTCTCGATGCCGCCGTCTCCGTGCTCGCCGCCGACGAAGCCGAGCTACTGTTCGCCAACCGCTATTACCGGCATCTGTTCGGCATTCGCCCGGACGGCCATCTGGAATTGGCGGGCGGCGGGTTCGATAGCGCACAGGCGTCGTCCGATTCGATCGATATGGTGGACACATACGCTGGCCTGCCCGCCGCCGCGTTGACCGAAAGTACCGCGGATGCGCAGGAAATTTACGTGCAGAGCATTCAGAAGTGGTTCGAAGTGCGCCGCCAGTACATTCAGTGGGTGGACGGCCACCTCGCGCAGATGCAGATCGCGACCGACATCACCACTCGCAAGCAGGCGCAGGAACTGTCGCGCCAGCAGGACGAGAAGCTGCAGTTCACCAGCCGTCTGATGACGATGGGCGAAATGGCTTCGTCGCTCGCGCACGAACTGAATCAACCGCTCGCCGCGATCAATAACTATTGCTCCGGAACTGTCGCACTGGTTAAATCCGGTCGGACGACGCCTGACAATCTGCTGCCCGTACTCGAAAAAACCGCCCAGCAGGCGGTGCGCGCCGGCATGATCATCAAGCGCATTCGCGAGTTCGTGAAGCGCAGCGAGCCGAAGCGCCAGGCCACACGCGTGGCCGATATCGTCGCCGACGCCGTGGGCCTCGCCGAAATCGAAGCGCGTAAGCGCCGCATTCGCATCGTCACGGATCTGCGCTCGCGCCTGCCGGTGATCTACGTCGACCCGGTGCTGATCGAGCAGGTGCTGGTCAACCTGCTGAAGAACGGCGCCGAAGCGATGGCCGAGGCCCGTCCGAATGCGGTCGATCCGGTGATCCGCGTAGTCGTGCGACTGGAGAGCGGGTTTGTCTGCATCAGCGTCGTCGACCAGGGACCGGGCGTCGACGAAGCGACAGCCGAGCGGCTGTTCGAACCGTTTTACAGCACCAAGTCCGATGGTATGGGCATGGGGCTGAACATTTGCCGTTCGATTATCGAATCGCACCGCGGCCGTCTGTGGGTGGTCAACAACGTCGAATCTGACGGCCACATCACAGGCGCCACGTTCCATTGCAGTCTGCCTATTGGAGAGCCTGATGGCCCGAGCAACGGCGGGGCACAGGCGCCGACACCACAAACCGTTACGGGAGAGCTATGA